DNA sequence from the Cupriavidus sp. WKF15 genome:
TCGACGCGCAGGGCAACCTGCTGGGCATCAACACGGCGATCTATTCGCGCTCGGGCGGGTCGCTCGGCATCGGCTTCGCGATTCCGGTATCGACGGCCAAGCAGGTGATGGAATCGATCATTTCGACCGGCAGCGTGACACGCGGCTGGATCGGCGTGGAGCCGCAGGACATGACGCCGGAGATCGCTGAATCGTTCGGGCTGGAGGCCAAGGAAGGCGCACTGATCGCGGCCGTGGTGCAAGGCGGCCCGGCCGACAAGGCAGGCGTGAAGCCCGGCGACGTGCTGACGTCCGTCGATGGCCAGTCCATCACGGATACCACGGCGCTGCTTAACGCGATCGCCCAGCTTAAGCCCGGCGCGGACGCCAAAATGAAGGTGATTCGGCGCGGCAAGCCGACCGAGCTGACAGTGACCATCGGCAAGCGGCCTCCGCCTCCGCGGCGTGCGCTGCCGTTAGATGAAGAGGAATAGCAGCGTCACTGCATGCTGATTGCTCCCCCGGAACCCCGCCCCTTGAACGGCGGGGTTTTTTGTTGCCTGGCGCTTCGCCGGCGTTGCAGGATGATCCCCTCTTCGCCTCGGCCTTCCCCATCGCCCGCTTGGACAGGCAACCAGACGGCTGGCGCCGTATCTATGGAAACGCTCACACCTATTGTCCAGGCGCCCGATATACCGCAGCTTGCGCGAAGCATCCACCCCGCGCGACGTCTGGCACCGTCCCCCAGTACCCGCGTGCAAATCGGACGTGTCGTTCGCACCCTGGCCGTGCCACCCACGACTGCCGTCACTGGCGCGCGGACGACAAAACAAAACGCCGGCATCCTTTCAGATGCCGGCGTTTTTCAAGTCAATCTACAGCGGGCCTAGGCCCGCGTCAGATTAGAACTTGTGGCGGATACCGACGGTAGCGCCGAACTGGCTGTCACCCTTGCCGGTCGCGTCAACGTTGGTCTTGCCGAAGCCGCTAACACCCAGATTCGAGTTGTTGCGGTTGTAGGCGTAGGCCAGGCTCAGGTAAGCGTCGGTGCGCTTCGACAGAGCGTAGTCAGCCGTGGCAACGAACAGCCACGGATCAGCCTTGTTGCCGCGGAAGTCTTGGTAGTAGGCGGCGCCCGTCAGCGAGAATGCCGGCGTCACTTGGTAACCAGCACCCAGCCAGTACAGGTTCGACGAAGCCTTGGCACCAGTCAGAGCTTGTGCGCTCAGGCCCAGGAACGGGATCGTGCCCAGGTCAACACCCTTGGCCCAACGATAGCCGGCGAACAGCTTGGCCGGACCGAAGGCGTACGTACCAGCCAGCGAAGCGCGGCGAACCACGGCGTCCGGATTGGCGGTGAAGCCCAGGTTGGTTTCGTCATAGACGGCGCCCACGGAGAACGGACCACCAGCGTAGGTCAGGCCCAGGCTGTACTCGCGGCCAATTTTCCACGTGCCCGGAACTTCACCCTGGTTACCCTGGAAGACGCCAGCAGCGCCGCCGGTGTTCGAGCCGAAGCTGTACAGCGCGTTTGCGGTCAGGCCACCGAAGGTACCGATGTACTTGATCGAGTTGTCGGCACGGCCCGCGAAAGCGCCATCCTGAGCGGTGATCGAGTAGTTCGACGAAATGGCCATCGGGTCGAACTGCAGACCGAAGTCATAGAACGGGGTCTGGTGACGACCCAGAGTCAGCTGGCCGTACTGGCTGCCGACACCGACGTAGGCCTGGCGACCGAACAGACGGCTGTCGTTGCCCATCTTGCCGTCGTCAACGGTGAAACCGCTTTCCAGCACGAACAGACCCTTCAGGCCGCCGCCCAGGTCTTCCACGCCACGCAGGCCCCAACGGCTGCCCGACTGGCCGCCCGAGATCAGACGGGTCACGCTGTGGCCGGAGCCCACGCCTTGGGACAGGTTAGCGGGCTGGTTGTTCTGATATTCGATACCAGCGTCAACAACACCGTACAGGGTTACGCTCGACTGGGCATACGCGCCACCAGCAGCCAGGGCGGCGACGGCAGCAGCAAACAGTTTCATCTTCATATCGACACTTTCCTTGTCAACTGATTGGGAAATCTTGGTTGCCCAAGTGCTTGGGCGACGCATTAACTTTCACGTCTGCTGCGTATTATGGGCCAGCGTCCCCGGCCGTCAGAAGGCTTTTTCGGCGTAAACCGCGTATACGGTTGCTTTTTGTTGTGATCGAACAACAGAAATGGGGAACGAATTCCCCATTTTGGTGCGAAATTACCGCTTTCGCTGTCCTGCAGACTCAATCGGCCTGCGTTTCTCCCGCCGCATCCGTGTCGGCTTCGGGCCGCCCTACAAAGCGCGCCATAAGCAGCCCAAGTTCGTATAGCGCGATCAAGGGAACGGCGAGAAGCAGCTGGGAAAGCACATCCGGCGGCGTAACGACGGCCGCAATGATGAAGGCACCGACGATCACATAGGGACGGACTTGCTTGAGCTTTTCAAGCTCCACGACGCCAAAGCGAACCAATACGATCACGACCACCGGCACCTCGAAGGTGATGCCGAACGCGAGGAACATGGTCATGGCAAAGCTCAGATACTTGTCGATATCCGTCGACATGTCCGCACCGAGCGGAGCGTTGTAGTGCGCCATGAAGTGGAAGACGGTCGGGAAGACCAGGAAGTACGCAAACGCCACGCCGCACAGGAACAGCACGTAGCTGCTGCTGACGAGCGGCAGGATCAGCCGCTTCTCGTGCTGGTACAGGCCCGGCGCGACAAATTGCCAGATCTGGTACAGCACCCACGGCAAGGCGATCAGGAAGGCGACCAGCAGCGTGACCTTCATCGGCACGAAGAAGGAGCCGGTGACATCGGTCACGATCATCTTGCCGCCCTTGGGCAGCGACTCCATCAGCGGGCGCGCGAACAGGTTGAAGATGACCGGAGCCCAGTACACCAGTCCCACGAAGACGAGGATGATGCCGGCCACCGCCTTGACCAGGCGTTCACGCAGCTCGACCAGGTGGGAAATGAAGGTTTCCTGCTGCGATTCGTCTTGGGGATCGTTGGACCGGTTGTCGCTCATGGCGTGGACCGCTCAGCCGTGGCGGCTGGCATTTGGATTTCGGTGATACCGCTTGCGCGGCAGGCATTGCCGATGGCGCGGGCAGCAAGCGTGCTGCCGCGCGGCCAGGCTCATTCGAAGAAGGATCGGGCCCGCCCGGCAGCCGGACGGTGTCGTTTGACGCGCGCAGCGCCGGACTGGACCCAGACGCGGACGTTGTGCTGTCGCTTGAACCAGAGCGGGCGCGCCCCCTGCTTGACCCTCCAGCTCTTGCGGCCGTTGTGCGACTTGTGAGCCGAGTCCCAGGTCGGCGAGAAGTTCGAAGCGTCACTGCCCGCTTGGGCAGACCCGTCGATACCGCCCAGCGCTTCGTTCAGCGCCTGCGTCTGCTCGCTGACCTCCTTGTGGATCGTGCGCTCCACGTCGCGCGCGGCATCCTCGAATTCCGTGCGCATCTTGCGCAGTTCCTCGAGCTCCACCTCGCGGCTGACTTCAGCCTTGACGTCATTGATATAGCGCTGCGCGCGCCCGACCAGCGCGCCCACGGTGCGCGCCACGCGTGGCAGGCGTTCGGGGCCGATCACGATCAGCGCCACGGCGCCGATCAGCGCCAGCTTCGAAATGCCAAGGTCGATCATGCGGGCGTCAGGCGGATTACTGCCGGGGCAAGAATCATCGGGCGTGCAACCACTGAGTGCGGAGACGGGGCGAAAAATGAAAAAGCGGCGATGCCAGGTTTATTGCTGGCGGCTCTTTTCCTTGGCGTCCACGTCGATCGTGGTGGAATCACGCAGTTCCTTGGCCTGCGCCGGCTTGTCGTCGGTGCCTTCCTTCATGCCGTCCTTGAAGCCCTTGACCGCACCGCCCAGGTCCTGGCCGATATTGCGCAGCTTCTTGGTACCGAAAACGAGCATGACGATCACCAGAACGATCAGCCAATGCCAGATGCTAAACGAACCCATTTCTTGCTCCTGATGAAGCCGCGGGCGTTACCTGTTGCCGCCCGGACCCGTTGTTCCGTCCGAATTTGGCTGCGCCGGGCGACGGTTGCCGGCGCAGCGTCCGGCCCGCGCACGCGGTCCGGCTCCTCATGCTTCGTCTGCCCGCTCAGGGCAGTGGCACCTTCCACTGGTTGCGGGGCCCACCAAGCACATGTACGTGCAGGTGGTAGACCTCCTGGCCGCCATCCGGTCCGGTATTGATCACCGTCCGAAAGCCGTTGCCGCACCCTGCCGCGCGCGCCAGTTGGGGCACCTTCAGCATCATTCTAGCAAGCACCTCTCCTTCGGCCGGACCACACTCCGCCAGCGAGTCGATATGTGACTTGGGAATCAGCAGGAAGTGTACCGGGGCCTTGGGGTGGATATCGTGGAAGGCCATGATGTCATCGTCTTCATAAACTTTCCGCGACGGAATCTGGCCGGCCACAATCTTGCAGAAGATGCAATTATCCAGGGAATTCATGAAGTTTTCGTTGCGATGTCGGGCGCACACCAGCGCCGCGGCATACCTGAGCGCTAAATGCCCTGCTCCGCATACATCGGCTTGCTGTCATTAAGGTAGAGCCAGCCCTTGACGATACGATACAGCATCCACAGGGACAGTACCGCCCACACCGCGAAGGCCAGCGGAATCAGCACCACGCTGACGAAAAACACCCCGCCAAGCACCGCCCAGGCCACCGACCACCAGAACGAGCGGATTTGCCACGCGAAGTGCGATGCATACAGCGTGCCGCGCGCATCGTCGCGCTTGACGTAGTCGACGATGATGGCAATCAGCGCCGTCACGCCGCCGGTCAGCCAGAAGATGGCATACAGCGCATAAAGGATGTGCATCAGCTTGCGCAGGCTGCCGAGCCGTTCGCTGTCGCTGATGGTGACCTGCCCCGTGTAGTCGTTCGCCATGCTCGCCCTCCCGATTCCAGTCGCCGGCGGATTGGCGCCAGCCGTCAGCCCTGTTCCTTGCGACTGGCTTTTTCCTCAAGGCCGGACAGCCCTTCCCGGCGCGCCAGCTCGTTGACGACATCCGCCGGCCCCAGGCCGAAGTTGGCCAGCAGCACCATGGTATGGAACCACAGGTCCGCCACTTCGTAGACGACTTTGTCCGCGTCGGCGCCGGACTTGCCGGCCGCGCGCGCGTCCTTGGCAGCCATCACGGTCTCGGTGGCTTCCTCGCCGATCTTCTTGAGGATGGCATCGTCGCCCTTGCGGAACAGCCGCGCGACGTACGATTTCTCGGGGTCACCGCCGTTTTCCGGCTTGCGCGATTCCAGCACCGCGGCGAGGCGTGCCAGTACATCGGCACCGGCGGAGTGGGATTCGGTCATGACTTTGCGTTGTAGATTTGGGAAGGATCCTTGAGCACCGGCTCGACGGTCTGCCAGTCGCCGGTCTCGGCATCGCCTTCGAACTTCTGGAAAAAGCACGAATGCCGGCCGGTATGGCAGGCAATGTTGTCGACCTGCGTGACCTTCAGCAGCACCACGTCCTCGTCGCAGTCCAGGCGCATCTCGTGCACCTTCTGCACGTGGCCGGACTCCTCGCCCTTGTGCCACAAGCGCTTGCGCGAGCGCGACCAGAACACGGCCTCGCCGAGTTCAGCCGTCTTCTGCAGCGCATCGCGGTTCATGAACGCGAACATCAGCACGTCATTGGTGCCGACTTCCTGGACGATCACCGGCACCAGGCCGTTATCGTCCCACTTGACCTTGTTGAGCCATTTCTTTGCCATGATCAGATCCGCACGGGGATGCCCTCGCGGGCCATGAATGCCTTTGCCTCGCCAACCGTATGCTGGCCGTAGTGGAAGATGCTGGCGGCCAGCACCGCATCGGCGTGCCCGAGCCGGATGCCGTCGGCCAGGTCCTGCAGGCTGCCGACTCCGCCCGAGGCAATCACGGGAACCGGCACCGCGTCGCTCACGGCGCGCGTCAGCTCCAGGTCGAAGCCGCTCTTGGTGCCGTCGCGGTCCATGCTGGTCAGCAGGATCTCGCCGGCGCCGCGCGCGGCCATTTCCTTCGCCCACGCCACCGCATCCAGCCCCGTGGCCTTGCGCCCGCCGTGCGTGAAGACTTCCCAGCGCGGCGGCTCACCCGGCGCCGAGCTGCGCTTGGCGTCGATGGCCACCACAATGCACTGCGAGCCGTACTTGCCGGTCGCATCCGACACCAGTTGCGGATTGGCGATGGCCGACGAATTGACGCTGATCTTGTCGGCCCCGGCGTTGAGCAGGCGCCGCACGTCTTCCACGGCGCGCACGCCGCCGCCAACGGTAAGCGGGATAAAGACCTGCGAAGCCACCGCCTCGATGATATGGAGGATCAGGTCGCGCCCGTCGCTGGTCGCGGTGATGTCAAGGAAAGTGATTTCATCGGCGCCCTGCTCGTCATAGCGGCGCGCGATTTCCACGGGGTCGCCCGCATCGCGCAGCTCGACGAAGTTGACGCCCTTGACCACCCGCCCGTTCGTCACATCGAGGCAGGGGATGATACGTTTGGCTAGCATGAGATTCCTTGTCCGCCGCGGACCCGGTCATGGCCCGGCGGCGGCGGCGCCCCGCAGGGCGCATTGGCTTATTCCCCGGTGCTCAGCTTGTCCGCGCGCGCCTGCGCGTCGGCAAAATTGAGATCGCCGGAATAGATGGCACGGCCGCAGATGACGCCTTCCACGCCGTCGTTCTCCACGGCGCACAGGTTGTCGATATCGGTCAGGTTGGACAGCCCGCCGCTGGCGATCACCGGGATCGACATCGACTGCGCCAGCTTCACGGTAGCGTCGATATTGATTCCCTGCAGCATGCCGTCACGGCCGATGTCGGTATAGATAATGGCTTCCACGCCATAGTCTTCGTACTTGCGGGCAAGATCCGCCACTTCGTGGCCGGTCAGCTTGCTCCAGCCGTCAGTGGCGACCTTGCCGTCCTTGGCGTCGAGGCCGACGATGATGTGGCCGCCGAAGGCCGAGCAGGCGTCCTTCAGGAAGCCAGGGTTCTTCACCGCGGCGGTGCCGATGATGACGTACGACAGGCCATCGTCCAGCCATCGCTCGATGGTATTCAGATCGCGGATGCCACCGCCGAGCTGCACCGGGATCTCGTCGCCGACTTCGGCGATGATGGCCCTGATGGCGGCTTCATTGCGGGGCTTGCCGACAAATGCGCCGTTGAGATCGACCAGGTGCAGGCGGCGCGCACCCTGATTGACCCAGTGACGTGCCATGGCGGCGGGATCTTCGGAAAAGACGGTGGCCTGGTCCATGTCGCCTTGCTTGAGGCGTACACACTGACCGTCCTTCAGGTCGATGGCCGGAATGAGCAACATAATCGTGACGAGCGTGGTTGAGTGAGTGAGATAGAGCCAGACTGGCCAACAGCCGGAAAGTCCGGGTCAATAGGCAAGCATTCCTGGATAGCGTTGACTGGCTCGGATCGGATCTTCAGGGATTCCAGTGCACGAAGTTCCGGTAAAGCTGCAGCCCCATGGCGGCGCTTTTTTCAGGGTGGAACTGCGTGGCAAAAATATTATCGCGTGCTACCGCGCTGGTAAACACACTCCCATATTCCGTTTCGCCGGCAATATGGGCCGGGTCCTGCGCGCGCACGAAATAGCTGTGCACGAAGTAAAACCAGCTTTCGTCCGGGACGCCATCCCACAGCGGATGGGGTCGGCACTGCCTGACGCGGTTCCAGCCCATCTGCGGCACCTTGAAGCGGGAACCATCCGGCTGGGTCATCCCGTCCAGCTCGAAGCGGATAACCTCGCCGGGCATCAGCCCCAGGCAAGGCGTCTTGTCGGTGCCGGGCCTGGCTTCGCGGCTATGTTCAAACAGCATCTGTTCGCCAACGCACACACCGAACATCGGCTTGCTGGCCGCCGCCTCGATCACCGCTTCCTGCAGCCCCGAAGCGCCCAGCGCCGACATGCAGTCAGGCATGGCGCCCTGCCCCGGCAACACCACGCGGTCAGCGCTGCGGATGCCTTCAGGGACATCCACCACGCGCACGTCCGCTTCCGGCGCCGCGGCACGCAAGGCCTGCGCCACCGAGCGCAGGTTGCCCATGCCGTAATCCACAATTGCTATGGTAGTCATGATTTCAAAACAGGCAATAATGTCTTCAGCCCGTCCACAATGAATTCAACGGCCAGCGCCGACAGGATCAGCCCCATCAGCCGCGTGCCGATATTGATGCCGGTACGCCCCACCACCCGGGCGATCGGATCCGCCGCGCGGAACACCGCGTACACCACCGCACCCAGCACCACGCCAATGCCGACCAGGATCAGCAACTGGTACCAGTGCTGCGTCTTGCCCGCATAGACGATCACGGTGCTGATCGAACCCGGGCCGGTCAGCAGCGGCAGCGCCAGCGGCACCACCGCGATGCTGGACCTGGCCTCGGCCTCGTCCTCTTCTTCCGGCGTGGCCTTGGTCCGGCTGGTCTGGGCGTTCAGCATGTTCATGGCCATCATGATCATGATGAGCCCGCCGCCCACCTGCAGTGACGCCACCGAGATATTGAAGAACTCGATGATCTGCTGGCCCAGCAGCGCCGATACCGCCACCACAATCGCCACCGAGACCGACGCGATCTTGATGGTACGCAGTTTTTCCCCTTCCGACTGCTGGCCGGTCAGGCTGATGAAGAACGGAATGGCGCCGATCGGGTTGATCAGCGCCAGCAGCGAGATGAACGACTTGAGCGTATCCATCGGTTGCGATCGGTTGCGGGTGGCCAGTGCCCCGGCCCAGTTTCGCGAAGTTCGGTCAGCGGGCGCCGCAACCAGCCGGCACGCCTTCGGTTCGGCAGCTGCTCAGAGCGTGCCCTTGGTCGATGGAATGGTATTCGCCGAACGTGGGTCCAGCTCCACCGCCATGCGCAGCGCCCGGCCAAAGGCCTTGAACACGGTCTCGCACTGGTGGTGGGCATTGATGCCCCGCAGATTGTCGACATGCAGGGTCACGCCCGCATGGTTGACGAAGCCACGGAAGAACTCGATGGTGAGGTCGACGTCGAAGCTGCCCACGCGCGCACGGGTGAACGGCACATGGAATTCCAGGCCCGGGCGGCCGGAAAAATCGATCACGACGCGCGACAGGCACTCGTCCAGCGGCACATAGCTGTGGCCGTAGCGGGTAATGCCCTTCTTGTCACCGATAGCCTTGGCGACCGCCTGGCCGAGGGTGATGCCGACGTCCTCCACGGTGTGGTGGTCGTCGATATGCGTATCGCCGGT
Encoded proteins:
- a CDS encoding porin codes for the protein MKMKLFAAAVAALAAGGAYAQSSVTLYGVVDAGIEYQNNQPANLSQGVGSGHSVTRLISGGQSGSRWGLRGVEDLGGGLKGLFVLESGFTVDDGKMGNDSRLFGRQAYVGVGSQYGQLTLGRHQTPFYDFGLQFDPMAISSNYSITAQDGAFAGRADNSIKYIGTFGGLTANALYSFGSNTGGAAGVFQGNQGEVPGTWKIGREYSLGLTYAGGPFSVGAVYDETNLGFTANPDAVVRRASLAGTYAFGPAKLFAGYRWAKGVDLGTIPFLGLSAQALTGAKASSNLYWLGAGYQVTPAFSLTGAAYYQDFRGNKADPWLFVATADYALSKRTDAYLSLAYAYNRNNSNLGVSGFGKTNVDATGKGDSQFGATVGIRHKF
- the tatC gene encoding twin-arginine translocase subunit TatC, with translation MSDNRSNDPQDESQQETFISHLVELRERLVKAVAGIILVFVGLVYWAPVIFNLFARPLMESLPKGGKMIVTDVTGSFFVPMKVTLLVAFLIALPWVLYQIWQFVAPGLYQHEKRLILPLVSSSYVLFLCGVAFAYFLVFPTVFHFMAHYNAPLGADMSTDIDKYLSFAMTMFLAFGITFEVPVVVIVLVRFGVVELEKLKQVRPYVIVGAFIIAAVVTPPDVLSQLLLAVPLIALYELGLLMARFVGRPEADTDAAGETQAD
- the tatB gene encoding Sec-independent protein translocase protein TatB; this encodes MIDLGISKLALIGAVALIVIGPERLPRVARTVGALVGRAQRYINDVKAEVSREVELEELRKMRTEFEDAARDVERTIHKEVSEQTQALNEALGGIDGSAQAGSDASNFSPTWDSAHKSHNGRKSWRVKQGARPLWFKRQHNVRVWVQSGAARVKRHRPAAGRARSFFE
- the tatA gene encoding Sec-independent protein translocase subunit TatA, translating into MGSFSIWHWLIVLVIVMLVFGTKKLRNIGQDLGGAVKGFKDGMKEGTDDKPAQAKELRDSTTIDVDAKEKSRQQ
- a CDS encoding histidine triad nucleotide-binding protein; its protein translation is MNSLDNCIFCKIVAGQIPSRKVYEDDDIMAFHDIHPKAPVHFLLIPKSHIDSLAECGPAEGEVLARMMLKVPQLARAAGCGNGFRTVINTGPDGGQEVYHLHVHVLGGPRNQWKVPLP
- a CDS encoding phosphoribosyl-ATP diphosphatase is translated as MTESHSAGADVLARLAAVLESRKPENGGDPEKSYVARLFRKGDDAILKKIGEEATETVMAAKDARAAGKSGADADKVVYEVADLWFHTMVLLANFGLGPADVVNELARREGLSGLEEKASRKEQG
- the hisI gene encoding phosphoribosyl-AMP cyclohydrolase; the protein is MAKKWLNKVKWDDNGLVPVIVQEVGTNDVLMFAFMNRDALQKTAELGEAVFWSRSRKRLWHKGEESGHVQKVHEMRLDCDEDVVLLKVTQVDNIACHTGRHSCFFQKFEGDAETGDWQTVEPVLKDPSQIYNAKS
- the hisF gene encoding imidazole glycerol phosphate synthase subunit HisF, translating into MLAKRIIPCLDVTNGRVVKGVNFVELRDAGDPVEIARRYDEQGADEITFLDITATSDGRDLILHIIEAVASQVFIPLTVGGGVRAVEDVRRLLNAGADKISVNSSAIANPQLVSDATGKYGSQCIVVAIDAKRSSAPGEPPRWEVFTHGGRKATGLDAVAWAKEMAARGAGEILLTSMDRDGTKSGFDLELTRAVSDAVPVPVIASGGVGSLQDLADGIRLGHADAVLAASIFHYGQHTVGEAKAFMAREGIPVRI
- the hisA gene encoding 1-(5-phosphoribosyl)-5-[(5-phosphoribosylamino)methylideneamino]imidazole-4-carboxamide isomerase, producing MLLIPAIDLKDGQCVRLKQGDMDQATVFSEDPAAMARHWVNQGARRLHLVDLNGAFVGKPRNEAAIRAIIAEVGDEIPVQLGGGIRDLNTIERWLDDGLSYVIIGTAAVKNPGFLKDACSAFGGHIIVGLDAKDGKVATDGWSKLTGHEVADLARKYEDYGVEAIIYTDIGRDGMLQGINIDATVKLAQSMSIPVIASGGLSNLTDIDNLCAVENDGVEGVICGRAIYSGDLNFADAQARADKLSTGE
- the hisH gene encoding imidazole glycerol phosphate synthase subunit HisH — translated: MTTIAIVDYGMGNLRSVAQALRAAAPEADVRVVDVPEGIRSADRVVLPGQGAMPDCMSALGASGLQEAVIEAAASKPMFGVCVGEQMLFEHSREARPGTDKTPCLGLMPGEVIRFELDGMTQPDGSRFKVPQMGWNRVRQCRPHPLWDGVPDESWFYFVHSYFVRAQDPAHIAGETEYGSVFTSAVARDNIFATQFHPEKSAAMGLQLYRNFVHWNP
- a CDS encoding YchE family NAAT transporter; translation: MDTLKSFISLLALINPIGAIPFFISLTGQQSEGEKLRTIKIASVSVAIVVAVSALLGQQIIEFFNISVASLQVGGGLIMIMMAMNMLNAQTSRTKATPEEEDEAEARSSIAVVPLALPLLTGPGSISTVIVYAGKTQHWYQLLILVGIGVVLGAVVYAVFRAADPIARVVGRTGINIGTRLMGLILSALAVEFIVDGLKTLLPVLKS
- the hisB gene encoding imidazoleglycerol-phosphate dehydratase HisB, with product MRVAEVTRNTSETQIRVSLNLDGTGRQKLASGVPFLDHMLDQIARHGMFDLEVEATGDTHIDDHHTVEDVGITLGQAVAKAIGDKKGITRYGHSYVPLDECLSRVVIDFSGRPGLEFHVPFTRARVGSFDVDLTIEFFRGFVNHAGVTLHVDNLRGINAHHQCETVFKAFGRALRMAVELDPRSANTIPSTKGTL